Within Citrus sinensis cultivar Valencia sweet orange chromosome 1, DVS_A1.0, whole genome shotgun sequence, the genomic segment cttaaatcacatatttttaattgttctaAGTTTCTAATTGCTttaatctatttaattatattgtccTTTTCATCTACTCCTAGTATTAATTTACCCATTAAATCTATAACACTGATTACTGGAATGTTTGTATCAAAATTGTCTAATTcttcaactttatttttttcatcctaaatatattattataatttgtagataaattaacaagaaaaataggAGAAAGATTAcatactaaattaattaattggtttaaaactgaaaagacacaggaaattaattattatgctaTATTAATACCAGTAATAGAATATGTTAGAGGTTGGATTAGTGAGTActgtgaagaagaaaaacatagACTATGCAGACAAATAACAAGGGACTTCTCGATCAGAGGCCTAAAAAAATGCAGGCAAATACAGCATACtctaataaactaataaaactatctatattattaatatgtaaAGAGACTGTGATACGACACACAAACAGACTCATCTATGAACTTGCTAGAGCTCTCTTATGGATGAATTCTTTCTGTGAGCTAAGTTAAGCCCACACTTGGTTTAATGCTGCCAACAACTTCCACCTCCCTTAACTGTTCTTTTGCAGTAAGAACCATTGTGTGTAGGAGCTCCGCAGATGGAGGTTCCTCCAGAACTCCAGCCTTTACAGGGACTATTTGTTGAACCCTTGTTCGATGACTGTTTTGAATGCTGCCAACAATTTGTATTTCCCTTTACCGGCCTTCTGCAGTACGAACCATTAAGCGTCTGAGCTCCACAAACAGCGCTACAGAAGTCCTCTTCATTGAATGTACTTAATTTTGAACCTGCATCATACACATTGGACTTATCTTCTTCAGCTGACTTGGATTTGATTCCTTTAATCTTCATCCCTTTGTGCTCCTCACATCTCACTCTTCCTTTAACAGGTTGCCTGCTGCAGAAAGTCCCATCGCCTGATTCCACCCCACATATGGTATCAGAGTTTGGTTTGGTTGTGAACCTCTTAGAAAATACTTGAGGTTGTACTCTTCCAGACCTAGACATTTCAGAAGAGTCAGAATAATTGCAAGCATTGGCATCAAAATCCACATTGCGTACATATTCAGATGCTCCTAATATATTAGAATTGGATCCATTAGTGCTTCTCCATTTGTGCTCTTCACTAACTGTGCACATCTCTTCAATCACTGGAGGCTTCACTGGGTTCGATCTACTGATCCTCAAACTTTTGTGTTGAGTGCAcctttttcttcctttaaGTGGTGGCCTTCTACAGATAGAACCATCATCTAAGGACACCCCACAGATAACTGTACGGTCCTCATCAGTGACATGTCTTTCCAAAACCAACCTAGGCTGtgatttagtaaatttaaaaatttgagaaaagaaACTGTGACCCTCCTCATCAGCATAGGTGCcacaattattttgttttgaaggCAGTTTGCttgctttgattttaattCCTGCTGGCTTTTGACTGAAATACAAAAGCTTCCTGATACTTTGAGGAAACTGAATATTGTCTGAAGCAATGGTATTGAGCTTCCGAAGAACATCATAATGGCGACGTGTGCCATTACTCCCTTTGTTCCATGCATAATCAAATGTACTGAGGAGTTCACTTTCTGTGTTAAGAGCATCTGCTTTATTTTCCATCTGTCGAGCATTaacaaaggaaaataaaaagaaaagaaatcacatttcaGAAACTATAAACCAAATAACTATGCATGCAGGCCTACCTCCGTTAATGCATATCAGCGGAATATAAACCAGAACCACTCAAACACAATGACCCCAGATGCAAACGTTATGATCTATGAGTGATTGATATGATCTACAAAAATTTGCACAATTCTGCTTGTGTATAAAATGCAGGTTAAAAGCCTCAAGCATCTTTAAAacagaaccaaaaaaaatgaaagatacaAGAATGACCATGCTATTATATCCATAGTAGCATTcaagagaaacaaaaatgaCTATGCATTTATGCAATTGCAAGGAACTGAAAACAAGATCCAAATTTAACAACTTTTATTGTACTACTAGCCAAGATTCAAAGGTCACCAGCAACTCCTCAAAAGATGCTTCAAAGGTCATGTTTGTTCATAGAGTAAACAGGGCCTGATTATGATGTCCCTAtttgggtttattttatacatagTGTATTAGTATTGAACTTCTAATCAAGTCATTCAAAAGACATTGCTAACTAAACGTAGTGTTGTACATAAAAAATGAGCCACATCTAAGTAATAACAAATCAAAAAGAGCTATATATAGAAATAGAAACAGAAGcaaggattttaaaaattctcaaaaGGATGCACACCTACAGGAGCCCGTCGATAAGCAATGGCGTGACGTCTGCtgaaaatatcatcaaaacaACCAGACCCATTACTGGGGTTGTTATTCAAATGGGCTCCACTACGGCCATAACACTGGAGTCGCGTTCGGACACTGTCAGCTTGTCCAAGATAGACCACAACGACGTCATCTGAGTCGATCCTGTCCGTACGGGAGCGAGATGCAACAATTCCAAGCTCATAAACTCCAGGACCCGAGGTACTTGGAAGGTTGTGAACCCTGTATCTATCGGCTCCTTCCTTGCCAAGCAAATAATCTGCCCAATCTGACGCCCCAACAAGTATCTGCAATAGCCATTTACACACAACACACATATAGATGCACACAATTTATGCAGTCTTTGTTAATGAAAGAGgtgattaattttatgaatactAATCAAGCAACCCAGAAgggtaaaaatgaaaagattggaaaggaaaaaaatgagcAGACCTTCCATTTAGAAAAGTGGGCATCGTGTTTGGTTCGCTTGCATTCTTCCCTCTTGATTCTGATTATTTCAGTCTCAGCCGCTCCCATCTGCTATTCTGTAACTTGACCGTTATTTgtgccttttttttatatcgtTGTGACTTATGGTGCAAAGTCCATATTGCCCCTGTAATTGTTGGAATTTACGATTGTCCATGGTTGGTTAATAGTTATTAATATGTGTAATTGTTGGAAGTTACTCAGTAAACGCCCATGTTATGATTATGAGTTGTGACTCCATTTGGATATCTttccattttgattttgatttttttatttttaatgtatatcattaattgataaattaactCAATACTTTGCCATACTGTAATTCAATTCTATTAAGATagtctttttctctttttttttatcttgaaaGATAGTCCTGAAATCATCctacttaaattaaatatttgtatcTTCGTTAGCTGAACCTTTATCAATTGCTTTCAAGAGGAGATGTTAATCAATTGAGTTATCATTTTGAAATATAACAAATTTTGATTGTAGGTGTCATATTTTATCTCAATCTAATAGGGCAACATGTATCcatattaaagaataaaaaatacaaccacACACCTTAAAAAAGCTGCAAGTTTCATTAAAACAGTACACAACATCCAACTAACAACTCCAACATGAATACCTACAAAAATCAGGGATTTAAACCCTATAAATAGTGTCAGTGACTTAATCTAAGTATAAAACATAGGTCGTTAATTAAGACACCAGATCTTCTCGAACTAAGACAACTTGTCTATAAATAATGATCTGATCTCATTATAGTAACATTTGTGTTGAAATTCTTATAAATACCAAGAATATTGAATGTACCTTcaaaaaattctcttttagCTCActattcttatatatattatccaaaatcttatttgaacaTTGAAGCGACTTCGAAGGAGCAACCCCCACACTTTGAAacaaagagcacaaaggagaaGAGTTTGTTGGTTTTATTAAAGGTACTAATAGTCATTTCAATaaggttttaatttaattgagaCTATTATTCACCATTTCTATGCTAATCTTAGACTCCAATCTATTAACGAGACATCAAATGTTAAACCACTTTGTTTAACTATGCAAGTTCTTGTTTAATtacttgaaaaagaaatggttATGTTATCTATAAGATTGGTAGATCAAATTCTCAAATAGCAAAATTACATAACACTATCAAAAACTATTTGCATCCTTTGCTGCAACAAGAAGCAAACAAGAAATGATTGAATTTTACTATTTGATCATCTTAACCTACCAAACTATATTTCTGCTCTCTGccgaaaagagaaaaacttgGTGAGGAAAAACACATGATGAGAATCTTCTTCCCCTTTAATTTGttgcaaacaaaaaataaaaaaggaatgCAGAAGGCTTCAGTGATTGTAAGATTCAgcgtcctttttttttcttctttcccaTCATCACACGGCCGAATCCTTTTGCTTTCTTGCTAAGTTTTCTGAGAAAGAAAGTCACGACAACAAAAAAGTTGCCATGTCTGTTGCTTCTTATCCTACGTTTTCTTTTCTACCTTGTCTCATCGAATGTCAGctttatataaatatgatgACAAATCCCACAAAACTTTTTTACATGCCCAGTAGATAACCACTATCCAAAAgccggaaaaaaaaaaaaaaaaaaaaggaggagaATGAAACGGTTGAGATAACATATCTTTAATCCACCTCCTGCTAGCCATTCAAAGTTACTTCATAATATGTacaactttatttaaattccaTTTTTTAGGGGTTTGGcctatcttttctttttcttttttcatgcTACATTTCTAAGCCCAACACCATATATTTCTATTAGGCTTTTTCACAtcttaaagatttttttctctttttttaaagtccCCCGTGCagatttttcttataaataagttttaattagataactttgaataaaaattaagaagattTTTGGAAGAATTTTAAGAGAGATCTATGgtagcttttaaaatatttacgGTGACttctaatcaatttttaatttaaaaccaGACCTTGttgtatttttatcaaaattttatatttattttttgtttgaaagaaaacaaattcataTTGGCGATGGAAGTTGCAACGTTGACGTCAATTGctcctttttataattttttttttgcctctCTCGTTATTCGAACCACACTCTGTCACGTCTCAATGTTGACATGAGGCGTCTTGGATTCTTGTGGGCAAAATTAGACCCGTACTTAATCAAAACATTAAACTGATGCTGACTAGCATGTAATTAAAagaaagggggaaaaaaaatttgatgataATGCCCCTGTTGATGTTGCCCTTCCAATTATTTCATTTGTCTTAAAGGATAATTGCCTTGATGTGCCAGATCTAAggataacaaaacaaaataattaaattgaattagtcAGACAATAATGTACAGTATTTTATGGCACATGGGATACAAGACAAGCCAATGGCACTTTGGAAACAGGAATTAAATATTGCTACATTTGGCTGCTCCATAGTCCATACGTTTCAGTTTTCAAACAACCAAGAAGTGGAACATgcttagtttattttttatttttaaaattgttacaataattataatctCAAATCTATTCAAGTCTAGATACCAAcatattgtaatataatttagaGGTTTGTCGAGCAATTTGAcgaattttatctaaaaattatatttcaaacATTCAAAGCAAACTTAGGATATGTTTGGGATTGTTTTAGCTTCCCAAATAATCTATTTTAGAAtagattttgttaaaattaattttgtagatAATTTGGCCATATGTTTGGTAATGTTAGATTATAACAAAATCACTTACCAAGTAATTTAACAtgtgtgtttggtaaattaatgataaaaggAAACATGTACATTGAAATTGCCATAATGAATAAACTAATAATGGGTAGGGCTATTTGCACTTTGAATATTACCTTGAACACTCTATTATTCTGCACACATATAtactaattataaaaaaattaatttttttatacactcttaaaaattttagaaatatccTTACTTAAACTATATAAGttatttaactttatttacttaaaacactaataaaactattcagcacattaattttaagagatttaatatatacttataaaaatataattaagtccagttataaaaaaaattatttaacataattttagttattaatttttttttatgttcaatatttaattttgcacCCATAATAACTTGCAATGAGAACAtagtcataaaaaaaattccataaatactatcaaaaaaaggaaaaagaaaactaaggAAAAGTAAAAGACGAAGAGAtcaagaagatgaagaagaagggccaaacccaaaaagaaaaattgtttcattttatttttaaaaaaataaaaatatcacacaTATTTTGTAGccaaaattttctcaaaattgatTTCCTCATTATTcatctaaatattaattaagatgctgaaaataaaagttttaggGTTTAAGATATGAAAACTATAAATTGAACAATGAATGCATTATATGGTTGTTCaaaacaattatataatattgacttataataaattgttcCTTATAGTAATTTAGATAATTGGTGTTTTTGtgatacatatttttattaaaattagagtgTTTAGAGAAACTTTTAAAGTACAAATTGCCATACCCATTAACAActgttataattattatctatatttttcttatttaatacataacaagaaaaatttgtttcatgtttggactattataataacataaaattattcatatatatatatatatatatatatatatagctacCAATggattcaaaattgaaaattctcTTATCTACGCAATCATGGTAGCCACACCAGAAAGGACTGATAATGGCGCAAGACCACCCAAACTGTGGAAGCCTCCTCAATGCTGTCGTCAAATAAAGACTCAGAAGGGTACACCGCCACTCCCACTAGAATCAAACTCCATGATTGTCGTAATGCCGAAAAATGATGGGCACTGTTACATGGAGCTGTAATGAGAGCTTCCGACATTTAGGTGGGCTGGACACCATCTTATGACTTCCATAGCCAATTTTGTTAGTAGCTTTGAAGAGattggaaaaatataaattgaatggCGTTCGTCATGTGGCTCCTAGTTCACTTTTTCCTTTGCCAGCGATGTCGCCATCTCTGGCTCCAGCagaaagtttttattttaaatttatagataattaaaagttattatttaattagttttgttgtttgggtatttttagaattatgtATTAAAAATGAGGGCATTTTTGGTACCACTCATGCTAATTGTCTAAGTGgtaattagggatggcaaaaatccccacgaggacgggtaccctcggggattttccttATTTGGAAAGGGTATgaagataatttcatacccaatttcttattcagaAAAGGGACAGAGaaatttacccaatttcttattcggagAGGGGACAgagatgaggtggaatccacACCCCCTATCCATTttcctattttaatttttaatttaatttttattttttaaaattactagtaaataaataataaaatttgaattataaaattataagtattggtaaaaataaaaaattatcaaaatatttatattattaaacttttaggcctaattaactaattaaagttctaaatttttatttaggacattaaaaagaccggaCAGATTCTATTAGctcaaaacttttgttttaattttaatattcattaaatattttaaacttaaatctattttttatttatcttaaatctatttatttatttatttttagatattataatTGCCCGCagcaaatcacaattttaatatctaatctaatctaatatttgctcttgatttgcttcgacttaactattgtgttgtaaaagGAATAgttcacatttataaagtgtccacgccaccattgaaaagttaattttgaatctaaatttgattttatttgtaaaaattttgtattaggttattaatttgttcatgatagtttgtatcccttgcatgctgcgttatttactaatttaatgtatgcgacttttgtaatggatgttaatgtaagatatatttctaactttacttttgtttgaattttttattttaatatgattaactcaaaatcgaaaacaaaaaaatatattagttattcagggatcggggatcccctgttattattcggagaggggatgaggattctcttaaataaatttgaccgggatggggaggggacggggacatacgcaaaatatcggggatgggtacggggagattggtccccttcgctcccctccccattgccatccctagtggTAACCCACTCTCACAAAAATGGTTGATGGAAGAAATTCATCTCTCATAAATACAGACAAAAATTCATCTATCGTAAATATAGACAAAGGTAAATATGAATATTAGTGGGGTTAAAAATATGGAATTACCTAAGTTACAATTATCGTAACTTACAGCTTTtgtcttattttcttttaactaaTTTCATACGgatccttttaatttttttctatttccaATTTTCATAATTGTGGATGTATTTGTCTTCTTCCATCTTTTctacatctattttttattttttctagagttttatttatttctttaagcAACAGTAAGTGGTTATCAATTCATATAGATCTACAAATTCAGAATAGACATCTGGTCCTAAATTTATCATCTCTATCCTTTCTTGTTctaatagaaatattttttggtttattaaatttatatatgtatttactaTGTTTTCCCATCCTAAAAACATATGATCTATATTACTTATCAGttcttgtattgtattaaCAGCTTGATTCATAATGTTTCTGTTTCATaccaatatattaaaaattttataaatttatctataaatttcattttcttttctatcaaAATTTCACCACCTGTTGTATTTATAAATCTTTCTCTAAGCTCCTCGGTTAATTCAAGTTCTATattccttatattttttaatcgattttaattgattttattaaattttttatttcctcttTATCATATACTTTTAATGTATATAAACTATCTACTATAGCTCTTATTGGGTccatggctctgataccattttTGCCTTTgcataattacaaaattacaaaataaaataaatgagaattacaaaataacaattaaatttaagttcaaaagaaaatatgattAAACTAAATATACACAAATtctattattgaataaatatgtatatgattaacaaattaatgtaTGTTCAAACATAtggaaaacaaatatttttataacttaaattCTTATTAAGGATATAAAAGTACGTGTCGTTGTTTTACCTCTAGGTACAGCTATTAAAATAGCGCTTTGGACCAGTAGCCCGCAACCCGAAGAGGTTTCTAGCCTATATACTTTTTATATTCCTCAAgttatatttcaaattctccattATCTGAATTATAAGTGTACGAAGGTCCTTCTTCATAATCTTTTTGTTCTAAGTATGCTTTTGCTatatcaattccttcttctattgttaacataattatattgTGTTTTAGATTGTCTATTTCAAtgttctttataatttttcgttTTATTTCTTAGGGTAAATCAAGCGAGTATATAGTTAACAGatcttctgttctaacaagtTCCTGTTTACTGAACAGATATGAGCTCTGTTTATATGAtcctaaattaaaatctattatcATCATGTACTCATTGTATGTTATTTTAGTGGTTGGATTTATCATGTATTCTTTAAATTCTCCTAAGTAAAACCTATGATTCATATTATAAACAAAAGTTTgcttcaaattgaaaattttgctcTTCCTCCATAAATCATCTTACCAACAACCATCAACAACTTCCACCAAGAGATAAAAGTCGAGTATTATTACCTAAAtcatcttttcttctttgccTTCTGATCTCCTTCCAGTGACCTGCAGCCTAATTGTCTTGTTCCCTTACGACCTCCTGCCTCAGCGGGACCTGTGGACTCAGATGGCTTTACTGTATGGATTTCGATCATCTTGCTAAAGAAGTGGAGGACAAGTTTAggttccttttctttttctttggtttttggTTGATGATGTTTTGATGTTTTGATTTAGGATTCTGAGCAAGTAAGTGTTTAGTGATTCATTGTAAATGATTTCAGAGAATTCTGAAAAACGTCTGAGCCTTTctgcccttttttttcttttatttataaaaaagttTCTATTACATTATTGGTCCCTGACCTCACTGCTTACATCATTATCTATTATTACATTGAATTCttgtcttctttttctttaagcaTCTTCCTTTTGTGTTGCCTGCCGCGAGTTGCTGTATTTGTCGGGCATCTTCTTTTATCTTGTCTGCCACGAGCTGCTTTATTTGTCGGGCATCTTTATTTCCATAAGCTAACAAGCTTGCTGTATGGTTTCATTGCTGCTGGGGAATCTCATGGTGCTGAATTCATTAATGAGTTCTAAAAGGATATTTGAAGGTGTATGGCTATCCTATGAAGTTACAAggatataattttgaaatcgGATGATTGttctataatttcttttataaaggTCTTTGGCAATACTCCATATTGCCTTTATTCCCTGGGCCCTGCGGGTTCTGATCCATGCTTTGGTTATTTGAGGAGCATTTGTATATTCAGTTCCTActtctatttgaaaattttttgtaaGGTGACCCACAGAGATCATGTAAAACGCTTGATATTCAACATTTTGATGGTATTCTGGGCTAATAGTGTAAAATTTTAGGTTATAAGCCTTTTTTGGGCGAATTTTGAAACTTCTTTGACTAATAATTCATCTAAACTGGCTATTTCTCTCAAATCTGTATCTGGATATACTAAATCTAGATATTCAT encodes:
- the LOC102611768 gene encoding protein EFFECTOR OF TRANSCRIPTION 2-like, with the translated sequence MGAAETEIIRIKREECKRTKHDAHFSKWKILVGASDWADYLLGKEGADRYRVHNLPSTSGPGVYELGIVASRSRTDRIDSDDVVVVYLGQADSVRTRLQCYGRSGAHLNNNPSNGSGCFDDIFSRRHAIAYRRAPMENKADALNTESELLSTFDYAWNKGSNGTRRHYDVLRKLNTIASDNIQFPQSIRKLLYFSQKPAGIKIKASKLPSKQNNCGTYADEEGHSFFSQIFKFTKSQPRLVLERHVTDEDRTVICGVSLDDGSICRRPPLKGRKRCTQHKSLRISRSNPVKPPVIEEMCTVSEEHKWRSTNGSNSNILGASEYVRNVDFDANACNYSDSSEMSRSGRVQPQVFSKRFTTKPNSDTICGVESGDGTFCSRQPVKGRVRCEEHKGMKIKGIKSKSAEEDKSNVYDAGSKLSTFNEEDFCSAVCGAQTLNGSYCRRPVKGNTNCWQHSKQSSNKGSTNSPCKGWSSGGTSICGAPTHNGSYCKRTVKGGGSCWQH